A stretch of the Lactuca sativa cultivar Salinas chromosome 9, Lsat_Salinas_v11, whole genome shotgun sequence genome encodes the following:
- the LOC111915065 gene encoding caffeoylshikimate esterase: MVHPIAEANETSPFGKRTPEEFYAHHSLVHTTDHLINPRGLKLFTQSWTPLPPTKIIGVICVIHGYTGESSWFVQLTSVYLAKAGFIVCAIDHQGHGFSDGLRLHIPDINPVVDDCISFFNSFREKHAPSLPSFLYSESLGGAIALLITLRRDGKPFDGLVLNGAMCGISEKYKPPWPLEHFLSIAAAVIPTWCVVPTRGSIPEVSFKVEWKRKLAMASPRRSVARPRASTAKELLRICRDVQSKFEEVDLPLLIIHGSDDIICDPACVEDLHRRAASKDKTLKIYPGMWHQLIGEEDDDVELVFADVVEWLKTRATSGGDS, from the coding sequence ATGGTACATCCGATTGCAGAGGCCAACGAAACCAGCCCCTTCGGAAAACGTACACCGGAGGAATTCTACGCCCATCATTCACTTGTCCATACCACCGACCATCTTATAAACCCAAGAGGCCTTAAACTCTTCACGCAGTCTTGGACGCCACTCCCGCCGACCAAAATCATCGGCGTTATCTGCGTTATCCACGGTTATACCGGCGAGTCAAGCTGGTTCGTACAACTAACCTCCGTCTACCTCGCCAAGGCTGGATTCATCGTCTGTGCTATCGACCACCAGGGTCACGGATTCTCCGATGGTCTCAGACTTCATATCCCTGACATCAATCCAGTCGTCGACGACTGTATCTCGTTCTTCAACTCGTTCCGTGAAAAACACGCGCCGTCGCTTCCTTCTTTTCTCTACTCCGAATCCCTCGGTGGCGCTATCGCTCTTCTCATCACCCTCCGCCGCGACGGGAAACCCTTCGACGGATTAGTCCTTAACGGTGCCATGTGTGGGATAAGCGAAAAGTACAAGCCACCGTGGCCGTTGGAGCACTTCCTCTCCATCGCCGCGGCGGTGATCCCTACGTGGTGCGTGGTTCCCACTCGCGGCTCTATTCCGGAGGTGTCGTTCAAGGTAGAATGGAAGCGGAAATTAGCGATGGCTAGTCCGAGGAGATCCGTGGCGAGACCTCGCGCATCCACTGCGAAAGAACTCCTTCGGATTTGCAGGGATGTGCAGAGTAAGTTCGAGGAAGTAGACTTGCCGTTGCTGATAATTCACGGCAGCGATGACATTATTTGCGATCCGGCGTGTGTGGAGGATCTGCACCGACGCGCCGCCAGTAAGGATAAGACGTTAAAGATATACCCCGGGATGTGGCATCAGTTGAtcggagaagaagatgatgacgTGGAGCTAGTGTTTGCAGATGTGGTTGAGTGGCTGAAGACCCGGGCCACAAGCGGCGGAGATTCTTAA
- the LOC111915066 gene encoding DNA-directed RNA polymerases IV and V subunit 2 yields the protein MEEEAGPSFKDKPSNGAVHLDIDMEDDDDDDDMMDALSVRDFDEPYLKNFCKRASTSFFKHYGLISHQINSYNDFINVGIQNVFDSIGEIIVEPGYDPSKKGDNPWRYASIKFGQVNLERPRFYTGEKAESGKEFLEFLPRHARLQNMTYSSRMKVKLTLQVYTQELVRSDKFKTGKEKYLDKQIQETRDLDVFVGRIPVMINSDTCWMSEDKKDDCDYDQGGYFIIKGAEKIFIAQEQLGLNRVWLASSPNYRVMYRSVHKRKRVYVKLADTPKIEDIGGGAQVITVYLLSLMDIPIWILFFALGVSSDKEVVDLIDADITDGNIVNILIASIHAADQRCELEKCDEFRQGRNSLNLIEKLLKESKFPPKESVKECIENYLFPNIIGFKRKARFLGYMVKCLLEGYTGKRKVDNKDDFRNKRLELAGELLERELRIHLRHVEKRLVKSLQRDLYPDRSVGEIWQYLDASIITNGLTRAFSTGSWSHPYKNMERTSGVVAMLRRANPLQMISDMRRTRQQVLYAGKAGDARYPHPSHWGKICFLSTPDGENCGLIKNLAGTALVSTAVRGGIFDVLVACGMEKLVDDTSTSLSGMDKVFVDGDWVGFCKNSASFVAEFRRRRRKTEVPPQVEIKRDTRHKEVRIFRDAGRILRPLIVIQNLPKIRTLKGGSYSFQDLLNNGVIELIGPEEEEDCCTAWDIKYLFLENDEHAPKKYTHCELDMSFMMGISCGIIPFANHDHAKRVLFQSQKHSQQAVGYSSTNPDIRVDTLSHQLFYPQRPLFKTVLSDCLEKGQQSGQTQKGMIARPEFFNGQCAIVAVNVHLGYNQEDSLVMNRSSLDRGMFRSEHIRSYKAEVDNTEVSKKKVKSDEAVNFGKIQSKIGRVDSLDEDGFPFIGANLQSGDIVIGKFTEAGTDHSVKLKHTERGMVQKVVLSANDEGKNFAVVSLRQVRAPCLGDKFSSMHGQKGVLGYLESQENFPFSVQGIVPDIVINPHAFPSRQTPGQMLESALGKGIALGGSQRYATPFSSLSIDAITDQLHRAGFSRWGNERLYDGRTGEMVKSLVFMGPTFYQRLVHMSEDKVKFRNTGPVHPLTRQPVADRKRFGGIKFGEMERDCLIAHGASANLHERLFTLSDCSEMHVCTKCKRMAGVIQRSVAGGHKIRGPYCRVCDSVEDVIKVSVPYGAKLLTQELFSMGISLKFDTELC from the exons ATGGAAGAAGAGGCAGGACCAAGCTTCAAAGATAAGCCTTCAAATGGAGCTGTACATCTCGACATAGACATGGAAGACGACGACGATGATGATGACATGATGGATGCACTATCAGTTAGAGATTTCGATGAACCATACCTAAAGAACTTCTGCAAAAGGGCATCAACCTCCTTTTTCAAACACTATGGGCTTATAAGCCACCAGATCAACTCATACAATGATTTCATCAACGTTGGAATTCAAAATGTTTTCGACTCCATAGGTGAGATCATTGTGGAGCCTGGTTATGATCCCTCAAAGAAGggtgataatccatggaggtatGCTTCAATAAAGTTTGGACAAGTCAACCTTGAGAGGCCAAGGTTCTACACTGGAGAAAAAGCCGAATCTGGTAAAGAATTCCTAGAATTCTTACCTAGACATGCTCGTCTTCAAAACATGACATACTCATCCAGAATGAAGGTGAAACTCACACTACAG GTGTATACACAAGAACTTGTCCGTAGTGACAAGTTCAAAACAGGCAAAGAAAAGTACTTAGACAAACAGATCCAAGAAACCAGGGATCTTGATGTGTTTGTTGGGAGGATTCCTGTGATGATTAATTCTGACACATGCTGGATGAGTGAAGATAAAAAAGATGACTGTGATTATGATCAAGGAGGCTATTTCATAATCAAGGGAGCTGAAAAG ATCTTTATTGCACAAGAGCAGCTTGGATTAAACAGAGTTTGGTTAGCAAGTTCTCCAAATTATCGTGTCATGTATCGCTCTGTGCACAAAAGAAAAAGGGTTTATGTGAAACTTGCAGACACTCCCAAGATTGAAGATATAGGAGGAGGGGCACAAGTGATAACTGTTTATCTGTTAAGTTTAATGGATATACCAATATGGATTCTCTTTTTTGCCCTTGGTGTATCTTCTGATAAAGAAGTGGTAGACTTGATTGATGCAGACATTACCGATGGCAATATCGTCAATATTTTAATTGCTTCCATTCATGCTGCTGATCAGAGGTGTGAATTAGAGAAATGTGATGAATTTCGTCAAGGAAGAAACTCACTAAATCTCATTGAAAAACTTCTCAAAGAGAGCAAATTTCCACCCAAAGAGAGTGTGAAAGAGTGCATTGAGAATTACTTATTTCCTAATATCATTGGGTTCAAAAGAAAAGCAAGATTTTTAGGGTACATGGTGAAGTGTCTGTTAGAAGGGTATACTGGGAAACGAAAAGTTGACAACAAAGACGATTTCAGGAACAAAAGATTGGAACTTGCTGGTGAGTTACTTGAAAGAGAGTTGAGAATTCATCTTCGACATGTTGAGAAGAGATTAGTGAAGTCATTACAAAGGGATCTTTATCCAGATAGAAGTGTAGGTGAAATCTGGCAATATCTTGATGCTTCAATTATTACAAATGGGCTTACACGGGCTTTTTCAACGGGTTCTTGGTcccacccgtataaaaacatggaaagaACTTCTGGAGTTGTTGCAATGCTTAGAAGAGCAAATCCTTTGCAAATGATTTCAGATATGAGAAGGACACGTCAGCAAGTTTTGTATGCTGGAAAAGCTGGAGATGCAAGATACCC ACACCCTTCTCATTGGGGAAAGATTTGTTTTCTTTCTACCCCTGATGGGGAAAACTGTGGGTTGATAAAGAATCTAGCTGGCACTGCTCTGGTGTCGACAGCTGTCAGGGGTGGAATTTTTGATGTATTGGTGGCATGTGGAATGGAAAAATTAGTAGATGATACTTCAACTTCTTTATCTGGAATGGATAAAGTTTTTGTTGATGGAGATTGGGTTGGATTTTGCAAAAATTCTGCTTCTTTTGTTGCTGAGTTCAGACGCAGGCGTCGCAAAACAGAAGTACCTCCTCAG gttGAGATAAAAAGGGACACAAGGCACAAAGAAGTGAGAATATTTCGTGATGCAGGGCGTATTTTACGCCCACTCATAGTCATCCAAAACTTACCCAAAATCAGAACCCTAAAAGGTGGAAGCTATTCATTTCAAGATCTTTTAAACAATGGAGTCATTGAACTAATCGGACCCGAAGAGGAAGAAGATTGCTGCACAGCATGGGACATCAAATACCTCTTCCTCGAAAATGACGAACACGCCCCTAAGAAATACACACATTGTGAACTCGACATGTCATTCATGATGGGCATAAGCTGTGGCATCATCCCTTTTGCTAACCATGATCACGCAAAAAGAGTCCTATTCCAATCCCAAAAACACAGTCAACAAGCTGTTGGATACTCATCCACAAATCCAGACATCAGAGTCGACACTCTTTCACACCAACTCTTCTACCCTCAAAGACCTCTTTTCAAAACCGTTCTTTCAGATTGCCTTGAAAAAGGTCAACAATCTGGTCAAACTCAAAAGGGTATGATTGCTAGACCCGAGTTTTTCAACGGGCAGTGTGCTATTGTAGCGGTCAATGTCCACCTCGGGTATAATCAAGAGGATTCATTGGTGATGAACAGGAGCTCGCTTGACCGGGGGATGTTTCGGTCAGAGCATATTAGAAGCTATAAAGCTGAGGTTGATAACACTGAAGTTTCAAAGAAGAAGGTTAAGTCAGATGAGGCTGTGAATTTTGGGAAGATTCAAAGTAAGATTGGAAGGGTCGATAGTTTGGATGAGGATGGGTTTCCTTTTATCGGTGCAAATTTACAAAGTGGTGATATTGTGATTGGGAAATTTACAGAAGCAGGGACTGATCATAGTGTGAAACTGAAACATACTGAAAGAGGAATGGTTCAGAAGGTTGTGTTGTCTGCTAATGATGAAGGGAAGAATTTTGCAGTGGTATCTCTGAGACAGGTGCGGGCCCCATGCCTTGGTGACAAGTTCTCGAGTATGCATGGGCAGAAGGGGGTTTTAGGGTATTTGGAGTCTCAGGAAAACTTTCCTTTCAGTGTGCAAGGAATAGTTCCAGATATTGTGATCAATCCACATGCATTCCCATCCAGACAGACTCCCGGGCAGATGCTGGAATCTGCTTTGGGGAAAGGTATCGCGTTGGGAGGCTCACAGAGATACGCTACACCCTTTTCTTCTCTCTCCATTGATGCCATAACAGATCAGCTTCACAG GGCTGGATTTTCTCGATGGGGAAACGAGAGACTCTATGACGGGAGGACGGGCGAAATGGTAAAATCACTAGTGTTCATGGGCCCCACGTTCTACCAGAGGCTTGTTCACATGTCGGAGGACAAAGTGAAGTTTAGAAACACGGGCCCGGTGCACCCGCTGACGAGGCAACCGGTGGCTGACAGGAAACGGTTTGGTGGAATAAAATTTGGAGAAATGGAAAGGGACTGCTTGATAGCTCACGGAGCCTCTGCTAACTTACACGAGCGCCTTTTCACACTCAGTGACTGCTCTGAAATGCATGTCTGTACAAAATGCAAAAGAATGGCGGGTGTGATTCAGAGGTCTGTTGCAGGTGGACACAAGATCCGGGGCCCGTATTGTCGGGTGTGTGATTCGGTTGAAGATGTGATTAAGGTGAGTGTGCCTTATGGTGCTAAGTTGTTGACGCAGGAGCTCTTTAGTATGGGGATTTCGCTTAAGTTTGATACCGAGTTATGCTGA